One part of the Glycine max cultivar Williams 82 chromosome 14, Glycine_max_v4.0, whole genome shotgun sequence genome encodes these proteins:
- the LOC100776598 gene encoding protein SOSEKI 2-like: SYTLFVWHDLCEDDLILPTHGNEYVLKGSKLFDESNSDCFSPISKVKTQSVKLLSTPASSWSLDEGSSSSSLNRKKTRISQDDELSQDPHIGSSNVSPESRAEKSDALSLALIEYKIYETDGLADASTKTKTLEYLIRADASKVNNFRILEEEGMHMSTNTRMKASNLLMQLISCGSILVKNHSFGLIPSYKPMFYSSKCPFFCVGGV; encoded by the exons TCTTACACTCTCTTTGTGTGGCATGATCTATGTGAAGATGATTTAATTCTACCAACTCATGGAAATGAATATGTTCTCAAGGGTTCTAAGCTCTTTGATGAATCAAATTCAG ATTGTTTTAGTCCCATTAGCAAGGTTAAAACACAAAGTGTGAAGCTGCTGTCGACGCCAGCTTCTTCTTGGAGCCTGGATGAAGGCTCATCCTCTTCTAGCCTGAACAGAAAAAAGACGAGAATCTCCCAAGATGATGAGCTTTCCCAAGATCCACACATCGGTTCCTCTAATGTTTCTCCAGAGTCTAGAGCTGAAAAGAGTGATGCTCTAAGCTTGGCATTGATAGAGTACAAAATTTATGAAACCGATGGATTGGCAGATGCttcaactaaaactaaaactttGGAGTATCTGATTAGAGCTGATGCTAGTAAAGTGAACAACTTTAGGATTCTGGAGGAGGAGGGCATGCATATGTCGACCAACACGAGGATGAAAGCTTCAAATTTGCTTATGCAACTGATCTCATGTGGCTCAATATTAGTGAAAAACCATAGTTTTGGCCTTATTCCTTCCTATAAGCCCATGTTTTATAGTTCAAAATGTCCTTTCTTTTGTGTTGGGGGAGTTTGA